One genomic segment of Theobroma cacao cultivar B97-61/B2 chromosome 6, Criollo_cocoa_genome_V2, whole genome shotgun sequence includes these proteins:
- the LOC18596872 gene encoding sphingolipid delta(4)-desaturase DES1-like yields the protein MTVYEEKKGKTILKEENLLSGEKIRGRRREKRKKENTDKRFVEREREMGRGERREEEKGVVMANDFFWSYTDEPHASRRRQILSQYPQIKELFGPDPLAFLKISVVVLLQLWTATSLRDAGWLKILAVAYFFGSFLNHNLFLAIHELSHNLAFSTPVYNRWLGIFANLPIGVPMSVTFQKYHLEHHRFQGVDGMDMDVPSYTEAHLVTNVVTKAIWVIFQLFFYALRPVFLKPKPPGYWEFINLFVQIGLDATLVYFCGWKSFAYLILSTFVGGGMHPMAGHFISEHYVFKPDQETYSYYGPLNLLTWSVGYHNEHHDFPRIPGNKLHKVKKIAPEYYEGLESYKSWSQVIYMYVMDRTVGPFSRMKRKLSKKSE from the exons ATGACGGTttatgaagagaaaaagggcAAAACCATTCTGAAGGAAGAGAACCTCTTGTCGGGAGAGAAGATaaggggaagaagaagagaaaagagaaagaaagaaaacactGATAAACGgtttgtagagagagagagagagatggggAGAGGGGAAaggagagaggaagagaaaggaGTGGTAATGGCAAACGACTTTTTCTGGTCATATACAGATGAGCCTCATGCTTCAAGGAGACGTCAGATCCTCTCTCAATACCCTCAAATTAAAGAGCTCTTTGGCCCTGATCCTTTGGCTTTCCTTAAG ATAAGTGTGGTTGTTTTGCTTCAGCTGTGGACCGCAACTTCCCTACGTGATGCTGGCTGGCTGAAGATATTGGCAGTTGCCTACTTCTTTGGCTCTTTCCTCAACCACAACCTCTTCTTAGCCATTCATGAGCTCAGCCACAATCTTGCTTTCTCCACTCCTGTCTACAACCGTTGGCTTGGGATTTTTGCTAACCTCCCTATTGGTGTGCCCATGTCTGTCACTTTCCAGAAGTATCACCTTGAGCATCATCGTTTCCAAGGGGTAGACGGCATGGACATGGATGTCCCAAGCTACACCGAAGCCCATCTTGTGACTAATGTTGTAACAAAAGCCATATGGGTCATCTTCCAACTCTTCTTCTATGCACTCCGCCCTGTATTTCTCAAACCAAAGCCCCCTGGTTATTGGGAGTTCATCAACTTATTTGTTCAGATTGGTCTTGATGCAACCTTAGTTTACTTTTGCGGCTGGAAATCTTTCGCGTATTTGATACTTTCAACATTCGTTGGGGGTGGAATGCACCCAATGGCCGGCCATTTCATCTCCGAGCATTACGTATTCAAGCCTGACCAAGAGACATATTCTTACTATGGTCCCCTCAATCTTTTGACATGGAGCGTCGGATATCACAATGAGCACCATGATTTCCCAAGGATCCCTGGGAACAAGCTGCATAAGGTGAAGAAGATTGCCCCCGAATATTACGAGGGCTTAGAGTCATATAAATCTTGGAGCCAGGTTATTTACATGTATGTTATGGATAGGACCGTCGGGCCTTTTAGCCGAATGAAGAGGAAGCTCTCTAAAAAATCTGAATAG
- the LOC18596873 gene encoding uncharacterized protein LOC18596873, translated as MYVGSMRKSFKDSLKVLEADIQHANTLASDFPREYDGACVQMRMSYSPAAHLFLFLVQWTDCHLAGALGLLRILIYKVYVDGTTTMSTHERKASIREFYAVIYPSLLQLQRGVTDTEDKKQKAVCMERYRRREDEEYRQLTDVDFEREEECGICMEMNSKIVLPNCNHAMCLKCYREWRSRSQSCPFCRDSLKRVNSGDLWVFTDSRDIIDMATVTRENLRRLFMYIDKLPLIVPDTIFDTYDSHLR; from the exons ATGTACGTAGGTTCTATGCGAAAGTCTTTCAAGGACTCTCTTAAAGTGCTTGAAGCTGATATCCAACATGCTAATACTCT GGCTTCTGATTTTCCAAGGGAGTATGATGGTGCATGCGTTCAAATGAGAATGTCATACAGTCCAGCTGCTCACCTCTTCTTATTTTTGGTGCAGTGGACGGACTGTCACCTTGCAGGTGCCCTTGGGCTGTTAAGAATACTAATTTACAAG GTATATGTGGATGGAACTACCACCATGTCTACACATGAAAGGAAAGCAAGCATAAGAGAGTTCTATG CTGTTATCTATCCCTCTTTACTGCAACTTCAGAGGGGTGTAACTGATACTGAAGATAAAAAACAGAAAGCAGTGTGCATGGAAAGGTACCGAAGAAGAGAAGATGAAGAGTATAGGCAGCTTACTGATGttgattttgaaagagaagaagaatgtGGAATATGCATGGAGATGAACAGTAAAATTGTGCTGCCTAACTGCAACCATGCCATGTGCTTGAAATGTTACCGTGAATG GCGCTCAAGATCGCAGTCATGCCCCTTCTGTCGCGATAGTCTTAAGAGAGTTAACTCTGGGGATCTCTGGGTATTTACAGACAGCAGGGATATAATTGACATGGCCACAGTAACGAGGGAGAACCTCAGAAGGCTTTTCATGTATATAGATAAGTTGCCACTGATTGTCCCTGATACCATTTTTGATACTTATGATTCCCACCTACGGTGA
- the LOC18596874 gene encoding uncharacterized protein LOC18596874, translating into MRTLIYKSPIKFRIANSQISPSGFPFRFPSRENLRFRHISRGKCSCIPGRSIDVSPAKASLSAESPSYGGWDDIEPGSWSANSGESTQFRDFLVSIGIDDKKHVFMFLLGLVCALAISRVRVSTIIVFPASVLVFGIGFSFGFVKGGSFNELSSTKRRSKEEILRVYSDKLRNLAKFFHGFDVQVNKLKNNIQRAIDSSRVTISDLENYVSLVESMRLSASNARNVVEAAVDNVGNSYRENQKPSSKKKEAGEVGLQLLQYLGNFFGEKSVASNPNKVKDDVKSERVDTDLNNQTRGDVSFPAVEDRVSSSPNKRKGVSNQGFAQDSLNNYAINGDRDSRIEIDMENGKIRSEFLGGRTKRFVDSEEYNYESNRSQFVNTHGISFDSSHGNVSRRWKYDDNLLDSVDFSVRLEHTKTEASFLHEQLLQRSSCRSSHNGKKSENEAYGKRRCYEDDSYLADQLSSHENEVSSSSSKFADDVIFDKYLTEASGLLREAKEYMKGRHDEERVHIILNRSATLLSQAITMKPMSLLAVGQLGNTYLLHGELKLHVSRELRTLLARNDPIIGEMPRGRVLKGLDDQFFSRDKIVSLLVSACEECEELLVRAGRKYRLALSIDGDDVRSLYNWGLALSFRAQLIADIGPEAAFDADKLFLAAIDKFDAMMTRGNVHAPDALLRWGVTLQQRCRLRPGNSKEKVKLLQQAKRLYEDALHMDSKNLQVRDALSSCISELNYGYF; encoded by the exons ATGAGAACCTTAATTTATAAAAGTCCAATCAAATTCAGAATCGCCAACTCCCAAATTTCACCTTCAGGCTTCCCCTTCCGTTTTCCGTCACGAGAAAATTTAAGGTTCCGTCACATCTCCCGTGGCAAATGCTCTTGCATCCCCGGAAGAAGCATCGACGTTTCTCCTGCCAAAGCTTCTTTATCAGCTGAATCCCCGAGTTACGGCGGGTGGGACGATATTGAACCCGGTAGTTGGTCTGCCAACTCGGGTGAGTCTACTCAGTTTCGTGACTTCCTTGTTTCTATCGGAATCGACGATAAGAAACATgtctttatgtttttattgGGACTTGTTTGTGCCTTGGCGATTTCTAGGGTCAGAGTTTCTACAATTATTGTATTTCCAGCTTctgttttggtttttggtaTTGGCTTTTCGTTTGGTTTTGTTAAAGGGGGGAGTTTCAATGAGCTAAGTTCAACTAAGCGAAGGTCAAAGGAGGAAATTTTAAGAGTTTATAGTGATAAATTAAGGAATTTAGCTAAATTTTTTCATGGGTTTGACGTTCAAGTAAATAAGTTGAAGAATAATATACAAAGAGCTATTGATTCTAGCAGAGTTACTATAAGTGATTTAGAGAATTATGTCAGTTTAGTGGAATCGATGAGGTTATCTGCTTCAAATGCTAGAAATGTTGTTGAAGCTGCTGTGGATAATGTAGGGAACTCTTATAGAGAGAATCAGAAAccatcaagtaagaaaaaggaGGCTGGTGAAGTTGGGCTTCAGTTGTTGCAATATCTTGGGAatttttttggagaaaaatcgGTGGCTTCGAATCCCAATAAAGTAAAAGATGATGTTAAGTCAGAGCGTGTGGATACtgatttaaataatcaaactcGAGGAGATGTTTCATTCCCTGCTGTGGAAGATAGAGTTTCTAGTTCACCAAATAAGAGAAAAGGAGTTTCAAATCAAGGCTTTGCTCAAGattctttaaataattatgCTATTAATGGAGATAGAGATAGTAGAATAGAAATTGATATGGAGAATGGGAAAATAAGGTCTGAATTTCTGGGTGGAAGAACTAAGAGATTTGTTGATAGTGAAGAATATAATTATGAGAGTAACAGATCACAGTTTGTGAATACTCATGGCATCTCTTTTGACTCTAGTCATGGTAATGTGAGTAGAAGATGGAAATATGATGACAATCTGCTTGATTCTGTGGATTTCAGTGTCAGATTGGAACATACAAAAACTGAAGCCTCATTTCTGCATGAGCAGCTGCTCCAGAGATCTAGTTGCAGGTCTTCCCACAATGGAAAGAAGAGTGAGAATGAGGCATATGGAAAGAGGCGGTGCTATGAAGATGATTCTTACCTGGCTGATCAACTATCTTCACATGAGAATGAGGTCAGCTCTTCATCCTCAAAGTTTGCAGATGATGTGATCTTTGATAAGTATCTTACAGAAGCTAGTGGTCTTCTGAGAGAAGCCAAGGAGTATATGAAGGGTAGACATGATGAAGAGCGTGTACATATCATCTTGAATAGGTCTGCCACATTACTGTCACAGGCCATCACGATGAAGCCCATGAGTCTGTTGGCTGTGGGCCAGTTAGGTAACACTTATCTTCTTCATGGAGAATTGAAACTACATGTCAGCCGTGAGCTGAGAACTCTTCTTGCTAGAAATGATCCCATAATTGGTGAGATGCCACGAGGAAGAGTTCTCAAGGGACTAGATGATCAGTTTTTCAGTAGAGATAAAATTGTATCCCTCCTAGTTAGTGCTTGTGAAGAGTGTGAAGAGCTCCTTGTGAGGGCTGGTCGAAAATATCGGCTGGCATTATCAATTGATGGAGATGATGTGAGATCCCTATATAATTGGGGTCTTGCTCTATCGTTTCGTGCACAGTTGATTGCAGACATAGGACCA GAAGCAGCTTTTGATGCTGACAAACTATTCTTGGCTGCGATTGATAAATTTGATGCCATGATGACTAGAGGCAATGTTCATGCACCTGATG CCCTCCTTAGATGGGGAGTCACATTGCAGCAAAGATGTCGCCTAAGGCCTGGTAATAGTAAAGAGAAGGTGAAGTTGCTACAGCAGGCTAAGAGGTTATATGAAGATGCACTCCATATGGACTCCAAAAATCTGCAAGTAAGAGATGCGTTATCATCATGTATATCTGAGCTCAACTATGGGTATTTTTAG
- the LOC18596875 gene encoding CBS domain-containing protein CBSX5, producing the protein MAVSLLEREVSDLCLGKPALRSLSISATVGHALSVLKRFGDNYISVWNCDHRHLPGAAKTDAGFEECRCVGKVCMVDIICFLCKEENLSNPGTALQAPVSVLIPKVPGLIRHLEPNASLVEAIDLILEGAQNLVIPLESGTTNSRKKLLQITLSNSTLHNNREYCWLTQEDIIRYLLNSIGLFSPTPVNPINSLNIIDTQNILAVHYDDPASLALPFIAQSLEMQTSVAIVDTDGKLIGEISPFTLNSCGEDVAAAIATLSAGDLMAYIDCGGRPEDLIQLVKERLQERNLEQALELMEEDSGISSGASFSSSYSSSSDEEFGVGRGGRLGGYSARLVRRSEAIVCYPWSSLVAVMIQALAHRVSYVWVVEDDGTLAGIVTFAGMMKVFRERLRSMA; encoded by the exons ATGGCAGTGAGTTTATTGGAGCGTGAAGTATCCGACCTATGCCTTGGAAAGCCTGCGCTGAGGTCCCTCTCTATCTCCGCGACGGTTGGCCACGCGTTGTCGGTTTTGAAAAGATTCGGGGACAACTATATTAGCGTTTGGAACTGCGATCATCGTCATCTGCCGGGCGCCGCCAAGACTGACGCGGGTTTTGAGGAGTGTCGTTGTGTAGGCAAAGTTTGCATGGTGGATATTATTTGCTTTTTGTGTAAGGAAGAAAACCTGTCGAACCCTGGGACAGCCCTTCAGGCTCCAGTTTCTGTCCTAATTCCTAAGGTTCCTGGCCTTATCAGACATTTAGAACCTAACGCAag CTTGGTGGAGGCTATAGATCTGATTCTGGAAGGCGCCCAGAATCTTGTGATACCATTGGAAAGCGGCACCACGAATTCCAGGAAAAAGCTTCTCCAGATAACTCTTTCTAATTCAACCCTTCACAACAACCGCGAATATTGTTGGCTCACTCAAGAAGATATAATCCGTTACCTTCTCAATTCCATTGGCCTTTTCAGCCCCACCCCTGTCAATCCGATCAACTCCCTTAACATCATCGACACCCAGAACATCCTGGCCGTCCATTATGATGACCCGGCTTCTTTGGCCTTACCCTTCATTGCTCAGTCCCTTGAGATGCAAACGTCCGTTGCTATCGTCGACACTGACGGCAAGTTGATCGGCGAAATTTCGCCTTTCACGTTGAATTCTTGTGGGGAGGATGTGGCGGCTGCCATTGCTACCCTTTCAGCTGGCGATTTGATGGCTTATATAGACTGCGGTGGACGGCCGGAGGACTTAATTCAGTTGGTGAAAGAGAGGTTGCAGGAGAGAAATCTAGAGCAAGCTTTGGAATTGATGGAAGAAGATTCAGGGATCTCGTCGGGAGCTTCGTTTTCATCATCGTATTCATCTTCGTCGGATGAGGAGTTTGGGGTGGGGAGGGGTGGGAGGTTAGGAGGGTATTCAGCTAGATTGGTGAGGAGATCAGAGGCGATTGTGTGTTATCCATGGAGCTCGTTGGTGGCAGTGATGATTCAGGCACTTGCACACCGTGTAAGTTACGTGTGGGTTGTCGAAGACGATGGAACCTTAGCTGGGATTGTCACCTTTGCGGGAATGATGAAAGTTTTCCGGGAACGATTGAGGTCTATGGCTTAG